Within Amycolatopsis sp. cg5, the genomic segment ACCGATGTACAACTCGCCGACCACACCAACGGGAACCGGCTGCAGCTGCGCGTCCAGCACGTACATCCGCATGTTGGCGATCGGCACCCCGATCGGCACCGGCACCGACTGGTCGAAGTCCTCCGGTACACAGTGGACGGAGCAGCCGACGACCGTCTCGGTCGGCCCGTACTCGTTGATGATCCGCGCGCCGGGCGCGATCCGGCGCCACGCCGCGACCGTCTCCGGCTTGACCTCGTCCGCGCCGACCACGAAGGTCCGCACCGAGGAGACCGCACCGTCGGTCCCGATCAGCGACCGCAGCACGTCCAGGTGCCCCGGCGTGATCTTCAGCAGGCTGAAGTCACCGGGCGCGCACAGCCGGTCGGCGAGCGTCTCCATGCTGCGGTCCTCCGGCAGCAGGGTGACGCTCTTGCCGCCGATCAGCGGCAGGAAGAAGTTCGGCACGGACAGGTCGAAGGCGATCGAGCCGAGCATGACCGCGCCGTCCGCGCCGTCGAGCCCGTAGCCGCCCTCGGCCCAGATCAGGTAGTTGACCAGGCCTTCGTGCGTGACCAGCACGCCCTTCGGCCGCCCGGTCGAGCCCGACGTGAACAGCGCGTACACCAGGTTCGACGGGTCCAAAGTCCGGTCGACAGCCGACCGGGGAGCCTCCGCGATGCGCTCGGCGTCGTAGTCGACGCGTACGGTCAGCCCGCCGAAGTCCTCGCAGAGGTTCTCCTCGGTGATGAGCACCCCGGCCTGCGTGTCTTCGAGCACGAACCGTCGCCGGTCGGCCGGGTGCGCGGGGTCGAGCGGCACATACGCGCCACCGGTCTTGACCACCGCGAGCAGCGCGACGAGCTTGTCGAGACCACCGGTCAGGCACACGCCGGTGAAAGTCTCCGGCCCGACGCCGTGGTCGACGAGCACGTGGGCGAGCTGATTGGCCCGCGCGTCGAGTTCGGCGTAGGTCAGGCGGGAGCCGTCGACGTCGATGACGGCCGTGGCCTCCGGGGTCGCGGCCACCTGCTGCTCGAACAGGTCGGGCAGCGTGGTCGCGGGCATCGGCATGCCGGTCTGGTTGTTCGTGGCGAGCACGAACTCCTGCTCGCCCTCGGGCAGATAGGTGGCGAGCGCGTCGCCGAACGGGTCGGCCGCCATCGACTCCAGCACCGCGCGGTACATCTTGCCGAGCCGCTCGCGGTTGGCGGTGGTGACGTCCTGCGGGCGGCTGATCAGCGCGAGCAGCCCAGGGTGCGTGGTGACCGACAGCGGGAACTCGTTGGGGCTGTCGTCGATGCTGGTCTCGACGTCGACGAGGTCGGTGTCGAGCACGTGGAAGTCGAGGTAGTTGAAGTAGATGTCGGCCAGCCGCTTGCCGCCCGCGTACTCGCGCTGCATCTCGCCGAGCGGGAAGCGGCGGTGCGGCCACATGCCGATCTCGGTGTCGAAGACCTGCCTGACCAGCTCCATCCAGGTGCGAGCGCCACGCTGGAACGGGAACGGGACCGTGTTGATGAACAGGCCGAACACCTTGTCAGCGCCGGCGATCTCGGGCCGGGTGTCGCAGATCAGGCCCGACGAGAACGCCTCTTCGCCGGTCAGCATGCTCATGACCTTGAGGTGCGCGGCGTGCATGACGCTCTTGAGCGGCACGTCAGCGCGCTTGGCCAGGGCCTTCAGCCCGTCCTGCAGATCCGTGAACCAGACGTAGGTCTGCTGGATCGTGTCCTTTTCGGACCCGCCCCAAGCCGTTGGCAGCGTGAACTTCGGGTGATTGGTGACCGTCGAGCGCCAGTAGTCACGGTCCTCAGAGGACTCAAGAGCACTTCGCTCCAGCCGGACGAAGTCGGCGTAGCGGATCGACGGCAGTGCCGGCGGCTCGTACGGGACACCGTCGCGGAGCCCGGCGTAGCGGTCCAGCACCTCCATGATCATCGTGTTGAAGCTCCAGCCCTCCAGGATCGGGTGGAACTCGGTGAAGGTGAGCCACCAGCCGCCCTGGTACGCCCTGGTGAAGAAGCGGATGAGCGGCGGCTTGGCCAGGTCGAACATGTGGTTGCGCTCGGCCGCCATCATCTGGCGCAGCTCGGATTCCTGGTCCGCGTCGGACAGGTGCGAGAAGTCGACCGAGTCGACCGTGATCGACGCGCTCGGGTGGACGATCTGGATCGGCTCGGAGTAGCCGGTCAGGTCCATCGAGACACGCAGGATCTCGTGCCGCGCGACCACCAGGTCGACCGCCGCCTGGAACAGCTCGGCCGAGAACGGCTTCGGGTCACGGATCCGGAACGAGGTGACGTTGTGGTAGTTGCCGTCCACTTCGGACGACTGCATCTCGAAGAGCATGCCGACCTGCACGCGGGACAACGGGTACGCGTCGACCACGTCCGCGGGCAGCCGCTCCATGTCCACCGGGTTGAGCAGCTCGAACGGCTTCACCGGCGGCGCGTCGAGCCGGTCCGCGCTGCGCTCGCCGAGCGCGGCCACGAAGCGGGCGACGGTGCGGTGCTCGAACACGTCGCGCACCGAGACGTCGAACCCGGCCTCGCGCAGCGAACCGACCAAAGCGACCGCGCGGATCGAGTCGCCGCCCAGCTCGAAGAAGCTGTCGTGCACGCCGATCACCGGCGCGCCAAGGACTTTCTGCCAGATCTCGGCCACATCGGACTCGACACCCGGCTTGGGCGCGACGAACTCGGTCGTCGTCCGCGACTGCCTACCCGGCGCGGGCAGTGCGCGGTAATCGACCTTTCCGTTGCTGGTGACCGGAATCTGGTCCAGCTCGACGAACGCCGCCGGGATCATGTACTCCGGCAAGCGCGCCGCGAGGAAGGCCGTGAGGTCCCCGACCGGGCCGTCCGCGATCACGTACGCGACCAGTTCGGCGCCACCGGGGCCGTCCGTGCGGGCGTCGACGACCGCGGTCCGCACGGCCGGGTGCTCGGCGATCGCGTTCTCGACCTCACCGCGTTCGATGCGGTAGCCCCGGATCTTGACCTGGGTGTCCCGCCGTCCGACGAAGTCGAAGTCGCCACCGGGCAGCACCCGCGCGAGGTCACCGGTGCGGTAGAGCCTGCTGTTCTCCGCGAACGGGTCCGGCACGAACTTCTCGGCGGTCAGGCCGGGCCGGTTGCGGTAGCCGCGCGCGACACCGACACCGCCGACGTAGACCTCGCCGATCACGCCCTGCGGCACCGGCCGCATGTTCTCGTCGAGCACGTACGCGGTGGTGTTCGGGATCGGCAGGCCGAGTGAGACGAGGTCGGCCTCGACCGGCCCGTCGACCTCGTGGCACGAGTTGCCGATGGTGATCTCGGTCGGCCCGTACTCGGACGCGACCCGCGCGCCGCTCCAGCGGTTGGCCAGCGTGTTCGTGAACGCGTCGCCCGCGGCGATGACCATGCCGGCCAGGGACGCGCGCTGGTCGGCGTCGAGCTGCGAGGACAGGAGTTCCAGGTGCCCCGGCGCCATCTTGACGAAGCTCAGCGGTCCCGCGGCGAGCAGCAGCGGGCCGAGGTCGGCCAGGTCGAAGTCGGCGGGCAGCAGGTTGACCGGGCGGCCGAGCATCAGGCTGGTGTAGAGGTTCGGCACCACCAGGTCGAACGCGACCGAGGAGAACAGCGCGGTGCCGCCCTCGGCGGTGGCGTAGGTGTCGATCGTCCACAAGAGATAGTTCGACAGTCCTCTGTGGTTGATCAGCACGCCCTTGGGCTTACCGGTCGTGCCCGAGGTGTAGATGATGTACGCGAGGTTGTCCGGGTCGACGCGCACGCCGAGATCGGACGAGTCGTAGTACGGGACCTCGGCCAGGAACTCGCGGGTGATCACGATGTCCGCGCCCGCGTCACCGAGGATGTAGTCGAGCCGGTCCGCCGGGTGCGACGGGTCGAGCGGCACGTACGCGCCGCCGGTCTTGAGCACCGCGAGCAGCGCGGTCACCAGCTCGGGGCTGCGCTCCAGCTTCACACCGACGACCGACTCCGGCCCGACCCCCAGTGACTGAAGATGGCGGGCGAGGCGGTTCGCATTGGCATCGAGCTCACCGAAAGTCATCTTCGAGGAGCCTGAGATGATCGCGACCGCTTCGGGATCCTTCCGTGCGCGGTCGGCGATCACCTCGTGCACCGCGGGCCAGGTCATGGGCTTGGCGGTGTCGTTCGCGGCGACGACGAGCCGGTGCAGCTCGGCGTCGGTGAGGTACTCCGCCGCCGCGACCGAGGTCTTCGGGTCGGCGGTGACACTGGCGAGCAGACGCTCGAAGTGCGCGGCGGCGCGCTCCACAGTGGACGCGTCGAACAGGACACTCGAGTATTCGAGCACCGCGTCCATCCCGCCGTCCGCAGCGTCCGTCACCTGCAGGTTGAGGTCGAACTTCGCGGTCTCCCAAGCGGTTTCGACCGCTTCGGCGGTGATGCCGGGCAGCTCGAAGCCGCCGGACTCGGTGTTCTGGTAACCGAACATGACCTGTACCAAGGGGGTACGGGACAGGTCACGTCCGGAGTCCAGCTTGTTGACCAGCTCCTCGAACGGCACGTCCTGGTGGTCGAAGCCGTCGAGCACGGCCAGCCGGTTCTCGCCCAGCAGCGCGGCGAACGACTGGTCGTTCGTCCACTGTGCACGGAGCACGAGCGTGTTGACGAAGAACCCGATCAGGTTCTGCACCTCGGGCAGCGCGCGGCCACCGACCGGCACGCCGACCGCGATGTCGTCGCGGCCGGTGTACCGGCCGAGCAGCACCTGGAACGCGGTCAGCAGCACCACGAACGGCGTGGTCTCGTGCTCGGCGGCCAGCAGGCGCACGGAGTCGGCCAGCCCGGCGGGCAGGCTGAACCGCACCGCGCCGCCGTCCGACGTGCGGATGGCGGGACGCGGCCGGTCCGCGGGCAGCTCCAGCGGCACGATCCCGGCGAGCCGCTTGGTCCAGTACTCGACCGAAGCGGCTGCCTCGCCGCTGTCGAACCGCGCACGCTGCCAGGCCGCGTAGTCCGCGTACTGGATGGGCAGCTCGGGCAGCGCGGCCTTCTCGCCGGTCGACGCCTCCTGGTAGAACGCGCCGAGTTCCTTCCAGAACACCGATTCCGACCAGCCGTCGTAGGCGATGTGGTGGAAGACGGTGACCAGCAGGTGTTCCTCGGCCGAGAGGCAGATGAGATGGAAACGCGCGGGCGAGTCGAGCGCGACCGGCGTCGCGGCGAGCCGCTCGACCAGTTCATCCGCGTCCTGCGGGCGCTCGGACAGGTCGGCGTACGCGAACGCCGCGCCACCCTCCCCGATCACCTGCACCGGCTCGGTCCCGTCGAGCCGGTATCCCGTGCGCAGGATCTCGTGCCGCCGCACCACCTGCTGCCACGCGCGGTGCAGCGTGCCGGCGTCGAGCGGGCCACGCAGCCGCAGCACGGTCGGCACCAGGTTGTCGGTGGCGTTCTGCTCGACCCGGTCGAGGAACCACAACCGGCGCTGCCCGAACGAAAGCGGCAGGTCCTTGGCCCGGTCGGCACGCGGGATCTTCGTCACGGGCGCCTCGCGCCGGGCGCCGGCCAGCCGTCGCTGCAGCAGCTTCTGCCGGAACGCATCCATCTCGATAGTCATTGCTCAGCCTTCTTCTGTCAGAGCCTGGAGCTCGGCGTCGGAGAGTTGCGCGATCTCGTCGCGGATCTTCTGCTCGATCAGCGCGGCCAGTTCGGCGATCGTCGGATGCTCGAACACCGCGCGCAGCGGGATCGACAGCGCGAACCCGGCTTCGATCCGCGACACCAGCTTCGCCGCGAGGATCGAGTTGCCGCCGAGGTGGAAGAAGTTCCGCTTGACGTCCACTTCGGATTCGAGTTCGAGCAGCTCGGTCCAGACACCGGCCAGGTGCTCTTCGAGCTCGTCACGCGGTCCCGTGTGGACGGTCCCGGCCTCCGGCGGTTTCGGCAGCGCCGCCCGGTCGACCTTGCCGTTGGCGTTCAACGGGATCCGCTCGATCACCACGAAGGAGGCCGGAACCTGATGGACCGGCAGCACCCGCACGCAGTGGTCGCGCAGGGCCTCCAGGTCGACGTCCGCGTCGGACGCCACGTAGGCGACCAGCCGCTTGGTGGCGCCGGCGCCCTCCGCGAGCACGAGCGCGTCGCGGATCTCGGGGCGCGCGGTCAGCGCGGCGACGATCTCCGCCGGTTCGATCCGGTACCCGCGCAGCTTGATCTGGTCGTCGTTGCGGCCGAGGAACTCGACGTGCCCGTCCGCGCGCAGCCGAGCCCGGTCGCCGGTGCGGTAGAGCCGCGCGCCGGGGGTGATCGAGAACGGGTCCGGCACGAAGCACCGGGCGGTGAGGCCTGGCTTGTTGAGGTAGCCGCGAGCGACACCCGCGCCGCCGACGTACAGCTCGCCGGGCACCCCCAGCGGAGCCGGGTTGCCGTGCTCGTCGAGCACGTACATCGTGGTGTTCGGGATCGGCCGTCCGATGGGGACGACCTCGCCGCGCTCGGCGCCGGTGATCGGGTACGTCGAGTTGGCCACCGAGATCTCGGTCGGGCCGTACTCGTTCAGCATCCGCGGCCCGTGCGGACCTGCCAGGTCGAGCCAGCGGTCGAGCACCGCCGCCGGGAACGAGTCCGCGCCGACCGCGAGCATGCTCGCGATGTTGGCCGCCTCGTCCGCGGAAAGCTGGTCGTACAACAGGTCCAGGTGCCCCGGCGTGAGCTTGATGAAGGTGAACGGCCCCGCCTCGGTGAGCAGCCTGCCCAGTTGCGTCGGCTCGAAGTCCGGCGGCAGCAGGTGCACCGGCTGGCCCATCACCAGCGCGGTGTAGAGGTCGGGCACGACCATGTCGTACGCGGTCGACGAGAACAGCGGCGTGCCGCCGGACCCGGTGCCCGCGTAGCCCTCGACCGTCCACATCAGATAGTTCTGCAGCCCGCGGTGGTCGACCAGCACGCCCTTGGGACGGCCGGTGGAGCCGGAGGTGTACATGACGTACGCCAGCGTGTCCAGGTCGGTGCGGCCCCACGGCAGCGGCGGCCTGGCTTCGAGACCGCGCCGGGTGGCGGGGTCGTCGAGGTACAGCGGCGTCGCGTCGGCGGTGGCCAGCGCGTCGGCGTGCTTTTCATGGGTGAGCACGTACTTCGCACCGGCGTCACCGACCACATAGGACAGCCGGTCGGCCGGGAAGGACGGGTCCAGCGGCACATACGCGGCACCGGCCTTCCAGATGCCCAGGAACGACACGACCAGGTCGACACTGCGGTCGAGGCAGACACCGACCACGGTCTCCGGTCCCGCGCCGAGCGCGACCAGTCCGGCGGCGAGCTGATTCGCCTGCTCGTCCAGCTCGGCGTAGGTCAGGGTCTGGCTGCCCGCGACGAGCGCGACCGCGTTCGGGGTCCTGGCGGCCTGCGCGGCGAACAGGTCGGGGATCGCGACCGGCGGCCGGGTGGCGTTGCGGTCGTTCCACGCGGTGAGCACGGTCGAGCGTTCGCGCGGCGGCAGGATCTCCAGGTCCGAGATCCTGCCGCCGGCCTGGGTGGCGATGCTGGAGAGCAGCTTGACGTAGTGCTCGGCGAACCGGTGCACGGTGACCGGGTCGAAGAGCGCGGTCGAGTACTCCAGCACCGCGGAGCATTGCCCGCTCGGCAGGATTTCGACGGTCAGGTTCAGCTCGGCCTTCGAGCCGCGCCACGCGTCGAGCAGCATCCAGACCTCGGACGGGTCCTCGGACGCGGCCGTCACACCCGAGTCGTGCAGGTCGAAAAGCACCTGTGCCAACGGGTTCCGCGACAGGTCGCGGTCCGGCAGCAGCTCGCCGACCAGTTTGTCGAACGGGACCTCCTGCGCGGCCTGTGCGTCGCGAGCGGTGTCGCGGACGCGGTCGACCAGTTCGAGGAACGTCGGGTCGCCGGTGGTGTCGCAGCGAAGCACGACCGTGTTGAGGAAGCAGCCGACGATGCCTGCGACCTCGTCACGCAGCCGCCCGGCGACCGGCGTGCCGACGGGGATGTCGGTCTGGCCGCTGTACCGGGAGAGCAGCGCGACGTAAGCCGCGAGCAGGGTCATGTACGGTGTCGCGCCACGCTGTTTGCCCAGGTTGAGCACGGCACGCGTGACGTGCGCGGGCACGCTGAAGCTGAACGCGGCGCCGCGCGGGTCGCGCACCGGCGGGTGCGGGCGGTCGGTCGGCAGGTCGAGCCTGGGCAGGTCGGCCAGGTGCGTCCGCCAGTAGTCGAGCTGGTCGTTGAGCGCGCCACTGGCCTCGCGTTCCCGTTGCCAGGCGGCGAAATCCGCGTACTGGACGGTCATCGGCGGCAGGTTCGGCTCGCGGCCTTCGCTGTGCGCGGCCCAGAGTTCGTCGAACTCGCGGCGCAGGTTGACCACCGACCAGCCGTCACACGCGATGTGGTGCACGGTGATGACCAGCAGCGGGCCCTGGCCGTCGCCCTCGGCGAGCAGCGCGCGCCAGACCGGGCCGCGCGTGAGGTCGAAACCGCGCGCGAAGTGGGCCGAGACGGCGGCGGCCTGCTCGTGCGGACGGGTCTTGACCAGGGTGAGGTCGATGTCCTGCTCTTCGTCGATCTGCTGCACCGGGCGGCCGTCGACCACCGGGTACCGCGTGCGCAGGATCTCGTGCCGGGCGGCCAGATCGGCCAGCACGGCGTTGACCTTGCGGCGGTTGGCGCTCGCGTCCAGCCGGATCGCGATCGGCATCGTGTACTCGGGGCTCGACGGGTTGAGCTGATCGAGGATCCAGAGTTGCTGCTGTGAAAAGGAAAGCGGCAGGTCACCGGTGCGCGCGACCGGCTTGATGGCCGTGCCGTCGTCGCCGATGAGCTTCGCCTGCGCGGCCGGGGTCGACGCGGTGAACAGCTGGCGCACCGGCAGCCGTCGCCCGGACAGCGCGCGGAGCTTCGCCGCGACCCGGATGAGCAGCAGCGAGTAGCCACCGAGCTGGAAGAAGTCGTCGTCGAGGCCGATGCGCTCGATGCCGAGCACCTCCGACCAGGCCTGCACGACGAGGTGCTCGAACGGCGTGCGCGGCGCGCGGTGCGGCGGGCGGCGGACGTCGTTGGTGAGCGCCAGCGCGGCCCGGTCGACCTTGCCGTTGCTCGTCAGCGGCAGCTCGTCGAGATGCTGGAACACCGACGGCAGGTAAGACTCGGGCAGCCGGTTGCGCAGGTATTTCCGCAGCGTGTCGGCGTCGGGGGTGCCGACGACGCTCGCGACGAGCCGGACGTTGCCGCCACCGTCGGCGACCGGGATGACGGCCGCCGCGCGGACGTCGGGGTGCCCGGCGAGCACGGCCTCGATCTCTTCCGGCTCCACGCGGACGCCGCTGATCTTGACCTGGTTGTCGACGCGTCCGACGAACTCGATGCCGCCGCCGGGAAGGACCCTGGCGAGGTCGCCGGTGCGGTACCAGCGTTCACCGTTCTCGGCAGGGATGAACTTCTCGGCGGTCAACGCGGGCGCGCCGAGGTAACCGCGGGCGAGCCCCGGTCCACCGAGGTGGATTTCGCCGATGCCACCGGATTTCACCGGCTCGCCGTCTTCTCCGAA encodes:
- a CDS encoding amino acid adenylation domain-containing protein, encoding MTVADLFEEQVARTPHATAVTDQRHSLTYAELDTRANRLANELTLATEQAVAICLPRSADLVIAMLAVLKAGGTFVLIDPRYPAERRAAMAANTSITLTTVESDGSATPPARDIRGDNAAYVVYTSGSTGTPKGVVNTHRGLANRLLAAVHGHNLGPGDRLLQATRVGFDPAVFQLLVMLVAGGTVVIAPDGTEQDPAALVRLLTDERITALELVPSMLRVLLDEPGSAGVKRLRWLTSAGEALHADVCDRAYEVFQTEVWNVYGPAECAIGATEHRYVRGTSGAVPLGAPLENVKLAVFGEDGEPVKSGGIGEIHLGGPGLARGYLGAPALTAEKFIPAENGERWYRTGDLARVLPGGGIEFVGRVDNQVKISGVRVEPEEIEAVLAGHPDVRAAAVIPVADGGGNVRLVASVVGTPDADTLRKYLRNRLPESYLPSVFQHLDELPLTSNGKVDRAALALTNDVRRPPHRAPRTPFEHLVVQAWSEVLGIERIGLDDDFFQLGGYSLLLIRVAAKLRALSGRRLPVRQLFTASTPAAQAKLIGDDGTAIKPVARTGDLPLSFSQQQLWILDQLNPSSPEYTMPIAIRLDASANRRKVNAVLADLAARHEILRTRYPVVDGRPVQQIDEEQDIDLTLVKTRPHEQAAAVSAHFARGFDLTRGPVWRALLAEGDGQGPLLVITVHHIACDGWSVVNLRREFDELWAAHSEGREPNLPPMTVQYADFAAWQREREASGALNDQLDYWRTHLADLPRLDLPTDRPHPPVRDPRGAAFSFSVPAHVTRAVLNLGKQRGATPYMTLLAAYVALLSRYSGQTDIPVGTPVAGRLRDEVAGIVGCFLNTVVLRCDTTGDPTFLELVDRVRDTARDAQAAQEVPFDKLVGELLPDRDLSRNPLAQVLFDLHDSGVTAASEDPSEVWMLLDAWRGSKAELNLTVEILPSGQCSAVLEYSTALFDPVTVHRFAEHYVKLLSSIATQAGGRISDLEILPPRERSTVLTAWNDRNATRPPVAIPDLFAAQAARTPNAVALVAGSQTLTYAELDEQANQLAAGLVALGAGPETVVGVCLDRSVDLVVSFLGIWKAGAAYVPLDPSFPADRLSYVVGDAGAKYVLTHEKHADALATADATPLYLDDPATRRGLEARPPLPWGRTDLDTLAYVMYTSGSTGRPKGVLVDHRGLQNYLMWTVEGYAGTGSGGTPLFSSTAYDMVVPDLYTALVMGQPVHLLPPDFEPTQLGRLLTEAGPFTFIKLTPGHLDLLYDQLSADEAANIASMLAVGADSFPAAVLDRWLDLAGPHGPRMLNEYGPTEISVANSTYPITGAERGEVVPIGRPIPNTTMYVLDEHGNPAPLGVPGELYVGGAGVARGYLNKPGLTARCFVPDPFSITPGARLYRTGDRARLRADGHVEFLGRNDDQIKLRGYRIEPAEIVAALTARPEIRDALVLAEGAGATKRLVAYVASDADVDLEALRDHCVRVLPVHQVPASFVVIERIPLNANGKVDRAALPKPPEAGTVHTGPRDELEEHLAGVWTELLELESEVDVKRNFFHLGGNSILAAKLVSRIEAGFALSIPLRAVFEHPTIAELAALIEQKIRDEIAQLSDAELQALTEEG
- a CDS encoding amino acid adenylation domain-containing protein produces the protein MTIEMDAFRQKLLQRRLAGARREAPVTKIPRADRAKDLPLSFGQRRLWFLDRVEQNATDNLVPTVLRLRGPLDAGTLHRAWQQVVRRHEILRTGYRLDGTEPVQVIGEGGAAFAYADLSERPQDADELVERLAATPVALDSPARFHLICLSAEEHLLVTVFHHIAYDGWSESVFWKELGAFYQEASTGEKAALPELPIQYADYAAWQRARFDSGEAAASVEYWTKRLAGIVPLELPADRPRPAIRTSDGGAVRFSLPAGLADSVRLLAAEHETTPFVVLLTAFQVLLGRYTGRDDIAVGVPVGGRALPEVQNLIGFFVNTLVLRAQWTNDQSFAALLGENRLAVLDGFDHQDVPFEELVNKLDSGRDLSRTPLVQVMFGYQNTESGGFELPGITAEAVETAWETAKFDLNLQVTDAADGGMDAVLEYSSVLFDASTVERAAAHFERLLASVTADPKTSVAAAEYLTDAELHRLVVAANDTAKPMTWPAVHEVIADRARKDPEAVAIISGSSKMTFGELDANANRLARHLQSLGVGPESVVGVKLERSPELVTALLAVLKTGGAYVPLDPSHPADRLDYILGDAGADIVITREFLAEVPYYDSSDLGVRVDPDNLAYIIYTSGTTGKPKGVLINHRGLSNYLLWTIDTYATAEGGTALFSSVAFDLVVPNLYTSLMLGRPVNLLPADFDLADLGPLLLAAGPLSFVKMAPGHLELLSSQLDADQRASLAGMVIAAGDAFTNTLANRWSGARVASEYGPTEITIGNSCHEVDGPVEADLVSLGLPIPNTTAYVLDENMRPVPQGVIGEVYVGGVGVARGYRNRPGLTAEKFVPDPFAENSRLYRTGDLARVLPGGDFDFVGRRDTQVKIRGYRIERGEVENAIAEHPAVRTAVVDARTDGPGGAELVAYVIADGPVGDLTAFLAARLPEYMIPAAFVELDQIPVTSNGKVDYRALPAPGRQSRTTTEFVAPKPGVESDVAEIWQKVLGAPVIGVHDSFFELGGDSIRAVALVGSLREAGFDVSVRDVFEHRTVARFVAALGERSADRLDAPPVKPFELLNPVDMERLPADVVDAYPLSRVQVGMLFEMQSSEVDGNYHNVTSFRIRDPKPFSAELFQAAVDLVVARHEILRVSMDLTGYSEPIQIVHPSASITVDSVDFSHLSDADQESELRQMMAAERNHMFDLAKPPLIRFFTRAYQGGWWLTFTEFHPILEGWSFNTMIMEVLDRYAGLRDGVPYEPPALPSIRYADFVRLERSALESSEDRDYWRSTVTNHPKFTLPTAWGGSEKDTIQQTYVWFTDLQDGLKALAKRADVPLKSVMHAAHLKVMSMLTGEEAFSSGLICDTRPEIAGADKVFGLFINTVPFPFQRGARTWMELVRQVFDTEIGMWPHRRFPLGEMQREYAGGKRLADIYFNYLDFHVLDTDLVDVETSIDDSPNEFPLSVTTHPGLLALISRPQDVTTANRERLGKMYRAVLESMAADPFGDALATYLPEGEQEFVLATNNQTGMPMPATTLPDLFEQQVAATPEATAVIDVDGSRLTYAELDARANQLAHVLVDHGVGPETFTGVCLTGGLDKLVALLAVVKTGGAYVPLDPAHPADRRRFVLEDTQAGVLITEENLCEDFGGLTVRVDYDAERIAEAPRSAVDRTLDPSNLVYALFTSGSTGRPKGVLVTHEGLVNYLIWAEGGYGLDGADGAVMLGSIAFDLSVPNFFLPLIGGKSVTLLPEDRSMETLADRLCAPGDFSLLKITPGHLDVLRSLIGTDGAVSSVRTFVVGADEVKPETVAAWRRIAPGARIINEYGPTETVVGCSVHCVPEDFDQSVPVPIGVPIANMRMYVLDAQLQPVPVGVVGELYIGGVGVARGYLDRPGLTAEKFVPDPFSDVVGARFYRTGDLARVRPDGELDFLGRIDNQVKIRGYRIELGEIEAVLLTHPDVTEAVVVAREDTPGDKRLVAYVVGAAAGLREHLAETLPEYMVPAVIVELDEMPLTAAGKVDRDRLPEPEVLRPELATEFVAPGTATERALAAIWSDVLGVGRVGLHDDFHQLGGDSILTIQIVARAKKTGLALTPRLAVRHTTIAALAAAVDGAKPVRKVVAEVRTDDIPLTPIQKWWVNGAGHLDLDHYNQWDLFTIKGLRPVVLERALLAVVDHHDALRLRVSLVDGVWRQHVASREDSVLVTEGSLADARALHESMSLANGPLLRALVIGEQVLLAVHHWSVDTVSWPIIRSDVETAYEQLAAGQPVSLPETTSFAQWAHRLSTADFSAENPYWSAISPSPVFPVDHASSANTVADTSMLTVSLDKAATESLLRKVPAVYGTRINEVLLAALGMSLTRWTGGDRLLVDLEGHGREDLPGAEVDLSRTVGWFTTWHPVSVDLPASRRPDEIMAAAKEWTRSTPNNGIGYGLLGHGESGAQIIFNYHGQLSGSDDAGELDDLTIGRSGRCARSHPLEISAAVQDGKLQVSWLYSHRMHEESTVRKLAEDYLADLGTLISHCASKKSGLDKDLIECDVPGVSIAVYSEGLIEAWQAGDGLTATTAFQCGSVSKHVATVVALAAGLDLDAPVSLKEWQLLDEDGQPASATLRQLLTHTAGLTPAWYDGYDSSGPWPSLVDVLNGQGNTPAVRVDSSQVGVFRYSGSHFSVVQQVLTELTGESFAELAQRLVFEPLAMRHSSFDPAHPFVSEVTGEWRVIPEAAAAGLWTTPSDLARLAVGLPSLLDPALLKEMLTDQVGFGYGLGTVLDESGPLFGHVGDNRGFRSLSISDLSTGAGLVVMTNGDNGAELIDRVAVSVAKSHPELRWVAGAGHWMRAIIGGSLTTETM